From one Shewanella sp. GD04112 genomic stretch:
- a CDS encoding UPF0149 family protein, with product MATPPSLRIDSLKIALDAAEIGQHPVEVHGALVGLICGGVDQTGDLWIKPLFDLMNDGQPLPAPLHQLVCELFQDSVARLGDFEFGFMPLLPEEEEPLSQRVEALSLWTQSFLTGIAIIQPKLNKASAEVREVIKDLAEIAQVEFDVTEDEESETAYTELLEFVRIAAILCYSEFGPEPSHGEGDDPAVIH from the coding sequence ATGGCGACCCCTCCTTCGTTACGTATCGACAGCTTAAAAATCGCCCTCGATGCGGCTGAAATTGGTCAGCATCCCGTGGAAGTGCACGGTGCCCTTGTGGGGTTAATCTGCGGTGGCGTAGATCAAACTGGCGATCTGTGGATTAAACCTTTATTTGACCTGATGAATGATGGTCAACCTTTACCAGCGCCTCTGCATCAATTGGTGTGTGAGCTATTCCAAGACTCGGTTGCCCGTTTAGGCGACTTTGAGTTTGGCTTTATGCCACTGCTTCCCGAAGAGGAAGAGCCGTTAAGTCAACGCGTTGAAGCCTTATCACTGTGGACGCAAAGCTTCTTAACCGGCATCGCGATTATCCAGCCAAAGCTGAATAAAGCCTCGGCCGAAGTGCGTGAAGTGATCAAAGATCTGGCCGAGATTGCTCAGGTTGAGTTTGACGTGACCGAAGATGAAGAATCGGAAACGGCTTACACGGAGTTGCTGGAGTTTGTCCGCATTGCCGCCATTTTGTGTTACTCCGAGTTTGGCCCAGAGCCGAGCCACGGAGAGGGCGACGATCCTGCGGTGATCCACTAA
- a CDS encoding DUF393 domain-containing protein, giving the protein MELRIFYDGNCPLCSAEMRQLKARDLDDRIELVDLNAEHFSSRFGYIDKEYANTILHGETATGEILLGLDVTCKAWGLTGTRPWVQVLRLPLIKPIADWCYLRFAKHRYRISYLLTGKARCDNQCQLPK; this is encoded by the coding sequence ATGGAACTGCGAATTTTTTACGACGGCAATTGCCCTTTATGTAGCGCCGAAATGCGCCAGCTTAAAGCGCGCGATCTCGATGATCGCATCGAACTTGTGGATCTTAATGCCGAGCATTTTAGCTCTCGATTCGGCTATATCGATAAAGAGTATGCCAACACCATTCTTCATGGTGAAACGGCGACAGGAGAGATTTTGCTTGGGCTCGATGTCACCTGCAAAGCCTGGGGATTAACGGGAACCCGCCCTTGGGTACAAGTGCTACGCTTACCGCTTATCAAACCTATCGCGGATTGGTGCTACCTGAGATTCGCCAAGCACAGATACCGCATCTCTTACTTACTGACGGGCAAGGCGCGCTGTGACAATCAATGCCAACTGCCTAAGTAG
- the ubiH gene encoding 2-octaprenyl-6-methoxyphenyl hydroxylase: MTVAEHMDNSVQNVDIAIVGGAMAGATLALALARLSGTEKPLSIALIEAHLPDNSHPGFDARSIAIAHGSIFELSRLGLWPKLAHLGTAIKDIHVSDRGHFGMTELNASQFHLDGLGQVVELERVGQVLFSELHKTQVKLFCPAKLSELIPANESHTLVLDSGERICAKLVVAADGLQSKVRSSFNLPITQVAFEQTAIIANLQTDKPHQHWAYERFTETGPLALLPMADSQGQPRLSLVWALDDNRAQTMLTAPKAEFLAALQQAFGYRAGQFIDVSERHAYPLNLSYMPRPIHHRCVFIGNAAQTLHPIAGQGFNLGLRDVVSLLDVLQRALAQGEDIGGVAVTHGYLQAREADRNSTIRNIEFLVRGFSNQYWPLALGRNLGLRLLSWFPPLKTPVAQKAMGWK, from the coding sequence ATGACGGTAGCAGAGCACATGGATAATTCAGTTCAAAATGTCGATATTGCCATTGTTGGTGGCGCCATGGCGGGGGCGACCCTCGCGCTGGCCTTAGCGCGTTTGTCTGGCACTGAAAAACCTTTATCTATTGCCTTAATCGAGGCGCATCTTCCCGATAATAGCCACCCCGGCTTTGACGCCCGTTCCATCGCCATTGCCCATGGTTCCATCTTCGAGTTATCCCGTTTAGGTTTATGGCCGAAACTGGCGCATTTAGGCACGGCGATTAAGGATATCCACGTATCCGATCGCGGCCATTTTGGGATGACGGAACTCAACGCCAGTCAGTTCCACTTGGATGGGCTGGGCCAAGTCGTCGAGCTGGAAAGAGTCGGCCAAGTGCTCTTTAGTGAGCTTCATAAAACTCAGGTTAAGCTCTTTTGCCCTGCCAAACTGTCAGAGTTAATTCCGGCTAACGAGAGTCACACCCTAGTGCTCGATTCCGGCGAGCGGATTTGCGCCAAGCTGGTGGTTGCGGCCGATGGCTTGCAGTCTAAGGTGCGCAGCAGTTTTAATCTGCCCATCACTCAAGTGGCGTTTGAGCAAACCGCGATTATCGCCAATCTACAAACCGATAAGCCGCATCAGCACTGGGCTTATGAACGCTTTACCGAGACTGGCCCACTGGCATTATTACCGATGGCTGATAGCCAAGGACAGCCGCGTTTATCCCTCGTCTGGGCGCTTGACGATAACCGCGCTCAAACGATGCTCACAGCGCCCAAGGCCGAGTTTTTAGCTGCGTTGCAGCAAGCCTTTGGCTATCGCGCTGGGCAGTTTATCGACGTTAGTGAGCGCCATGCTTATCCGTTAAATCTGTCCTACATGCCAAGGCCGATTCACCATAGATGCGTGTTTATCGGTAATGCGGCGCAGACTCTGCACCCAATTGCAGGGCAGGGGTTTAACTTGGGTCTTCGGGATGTCGTCAGCCTGCTCGATGTGCTGCAACGCGCGCTGGCGCAGGGTGAGGATATCGGCGGTGTCGCCGTTACCCATGGCTATTTGCAGGCCCGTGAGGCGGATAGAAACAGCACTATTCGCAATATTGAATTTTTAGTCCGTGGCTTCTCTAACCAATACTGGCCCTTGGCCCTTGGGCGTAATCTGGGATTGCGTCTGTTATCTTGGTTCCCGCCACTGAAAACCCCCGTTGCGCAGAAGGCGATGGGCTGGAAATAA
- a CDS encoding FAD-dependent oxidoreductase, with amino-acid sequence MLSSQAYDIAIVGGGMVGLATAIGLAQANLNVVVIDAQSTQAVSGEPRLRVSAINKASQRLLEHLGAWHYVDASRATPYQKMAVWDKDGFGKIAFDASSISEPSLGAIIENDAISYALAKRASEFDNITHIENQRIERIAFGEREAWLTLANGAEADIESVSAALVIAADGANSWVREQCKIPLTFWDYGHHAIVATIRSEMPHLATARQVFLQDGPLAFLPLYEENLCSIVWSVPPERATELLEMAPEQFERNLTAAFDGRLGICKLESERQAFPLRMRYARHFARHRLVLAGDAAHTIHPLAGQGVNLGFLDAASIIEVIGELHEAGKDIGDYAQLRALERWRKADAMEMIAAMEGFKRLFEGSNPLKKAIRDLGLNLVDNVAGLKTVFMQQAMGNKSSLPKLCR; translated from the coding sequence ATGTTAAGTTCACAAGCCTATGACATTGCCATTGTGGGTGGCGGCATGGTGGGACTCGCCACCGCGATAGGATTGGCGCAGGCCAACTTGAATGTCGTCGTGATCGATGCCCAAAGCACCCAAGCCGTAAGCGGTGAGCCAAGGCTTAGGGTCAGCGCCATCAACAAGGCGAGCCAACGTTTGCTCGAGCACCTCGGCGCTTGGCACTATGTCGATGCCAGCCGCGCGACGCCCTATCAAAAAATGGCGGTATGGGATAAAGACGGCTTTGGTAAAATCGCCTTCGATGCCAGCAGCATCAGTGAACCTAGCCTTGGCGCCATTATCGAAAATGATGCCATCAGCTACGCCCTCGCCAAGCGTGCCAGTGAATTTGACAATATCACCCATATCGAAAACCAACGCATAGAGCGTATCGCCTTTGGTGAGCGCGAAGCTTGGTTGACCTTAGCCAATGGCGCCGAGGCTGACATCGAGAGCGTCAGTGCCGCACTGGTGATTGCCGCCGATGGTGCTAATTCTTGGGTGCGCGAACAATGTAAGATCCCGTTAACCTTCTGGGATTATGGCCACCATGCGATCGTGGCGACCATTCGCAGCGAAATGCCGCACCTTGCCACCGCCCGCCAAGTGTTTTTGCAGGACGGCCCGCTGGCCTTCTTGCCCTTATATGAAGAAAACCTCTGCTCCATCGTCTGGTCAGTGCCGCCAGAGCGCGCCACCGAGTTACTCGAGATGGCGCCAGAGCAGTTCGAGCGCAATCTTACCGCCGCCTTCGATGGCCGCCTCGGCATTTGTAAGCTTGAGAGTGAACGCCAAGCCTTCCCATTGCGGATGCGCTACGCCCGCCATTTTGCCCGCCACCGTTTAGTGCTCGCGGGGGATGCGGCCCACACCATTCATCCATTAGCTGGCCAAGGGGTAAACCTAGGCTTCCTCGATGCCGCCAGCATTATCGAAGTCATCGGCGAGCTACACGAGGCGGGTAAAGATATCGGTGATTATGCCCAGCTGCGCGCCCTTGAGCGTTGGCGCAAGGCGGATGCGATGGAGATGATTGCGGCGATGGAAGGCTTTAAGCGCCTGTTCGAGGGGAGCAATCCCCTTAAAAAAGCCATTCGCGATCTGGGACTCAACCTCGTTGATAATGTCGCTGGGCTGAAAACAGTGTTCATGCAACAGGCCATGGGCAATAAGTCCTCACTCCCCAAGTTATGTCGCTAG
- the folM gene encoding dihydromonapterin reductase — protein MTAPIIITGVGKRIGYALAKHLLAQGHKVIGTYRSHYLSIDELQSLGATLIQCDFYDNAQLQNLIEQLSQYPKIRAIIHNASDWLPDNSPSLAAHEVMQRMMQVHVSVPYQMNLALASQLRAGAEGEIGASDIIHFTDYVAEKGSAKHMAYAASKAALDNLTLSFAAQLAPEVKVNAIAPAMILFNPSDDEAYRQKTLAKAILPKEAGNQEIIALVDYLLASRYVTGRCYNVDGGRHLK, from the coding sequence ATGACAGCTCCCATTATTATCACTGGCGTGGGTAAACGTATTGGCTATGCCCTCGCGAAACACTTGCTCGCCCAAGGGCACAAGGTGATTGGCACCTATCGCAGCCATTATCTTAGCATTGATGAGTTACAGTCTTTGGGCGCGACTTTAATCCAATGCGATTTTTACGATAATGCGCAGCTCCAAAACCTGATTGAGCAATTGAGCCAATACCCCAAAATCCGCGCCATCATCCATAACGCTTCTGACTGGCTGCCAGACAACAGCCCAAGCCTTGCCGCCCATGAAGTCATGCAGCGGATGATGCAGGTGCATGTGAGCGTGCCCTATCAAATGAACTTGGCCTTAGCCTCACAGCTGCGAGCTGGGGCCGAGGGTGAGATTGGCGCCAGCGATATTATCCATTTCACCGACTATGTGGCCGAAAAGGGCAGTGCCAAGCACATGGCTTACGCGGCCAGTAAGGCGGCGCTGGATAACTTAACCTTATCCTTTGCGGCGCAATTAGCGCCCGAGGTCAAAGTGAACGCAATTGCTCCGGCGATGATCCTCTTTAATCCGAGCGATGATGAAGCCTATCGGCAAAAGACCTTGGCTAAGGCCATCTTGCCAAAAGAAGCTGGAAATCAGGAGATTATCGCCTTAGTGGATTATCTCTTGGCGAGCCGCTACGTCACTGGTCGCTGCTACAATGTCGATGGTGGGCGGCATTTAAAGTAA
- a CDS encoding 5-formyltetrahydrofolate cyclo-ligase: MSITSPVSNTSVPTANGPHGTQSEIDTTTLNPNLSRAELRKQIRLARRSLSTEVQTEANLAASRRMLEKLSALNAQHVALYLTHDGELATAPLIEALWQQGIQTYLPRLHPFNAGQLLFLHYHADSPMLPNQFGILEPKLDVRSVMPIERLDVVITPLVAFDIKGNRMGMGGGYYDRTLANWHSKGKPLPMGYAHDCQQVTALPCEHWDVPLPFIITPSSEWQFD, translated from the coding sequence ATGTCTATCACTTCGCCTGTCTCGAACACTTCGGTTCCAACAGCCAATGGGCCACACGGCACTCAGTCTGAAATCGATACCACCACTCTCAACCCAAATCTAAGCCGCGCCGAATTACGCAAACAGATCCGCTTGGCTCGCCGCTCGCTTTCGACCGAGGTGCAAACCGAGGCTAACCTTGCCGCCAGTCGGCGAATGCTCGAAAAACTGAGCGCGCTGAATGCCCAGCATGTCGCGCTGTATCTCACCCACGATGGCGAACTGGCAACCGCCCCGCTTATCGAGGCACTTTGGCAGCAGGGCATTCAAACTTATCTGCCGCGGCTCCACCCCTTCAATGCAGGGCAATTATTGTTTTTGCATTACCACGCCGACTCGCCAATGCTGCCGAATCAATTTGGTATTTTAGAGCCTAAGTTGGATGTGCGTAGCGTTATGCCAATTGAGCGACTGGATGTGGTGATTACCCCGTTGGTTGCCTTTGATATCAAAGGTAATCGTATGGGCATGGGCGGCGGCTATTACGACAGAACGCTAGCCAATTGGCATAGCAAAGGTAAACCTCTACCCATGGGTTACGCCCATGATTGCCAGCAAGTGACAGCCCTGCCCTGCGAGCATTGGGATGTACCTTTGCCCTTTATCATTACCCCAAGCAGCGAATGGCAATTCGACTAG
- the zapA gene encoding cell division protein ZapA codes for MSNSAVEITLLGRTYSIACPKGQEDALRVVAQGVEQQLTTLKNRTNSLSREEIAIMAALNIGHELYQEKQKNKHYMKQMDDRISLLQSTLENALVERSTK; via the coding sequence ATGAGTAATAGTGCAGTTGAAATCACCCTGCTAGGGCGCACCTACTCTATCGCCTGCCCGAAAGGTCAGGAAGATGCCCTACGCGTTGTGGCGCAAGGGGTTGAGCAGCAGCTAACTACCTTAAAAAATCGCACTAATAGCTTAAGCCGCGAAGAAATTGCCATTATGGCGGCGCTGAATATTGGACACGAGTTGTACCAAGAAAAGCAAAAGAATAAGCACTATATGAAACAAATGGATGACCGCATCAGCCTGTTGCAGTCAACCTTGGAAAACGCCTTAGTTGAGCGTTCAACCAAATAG